One window from the genome of Bremerella cremea encodes:
- a CDS encoding bifunctional folylpolyglutamate synthase/dihydrofolate synthase gives MDAGQSLTESTRYQEALDYLFQRINYERTTDIPYRSRSFKLDRMQALMDALGNPERKVKVIHVAGTKGKGSTSAFLANVLWKAGYQVGKFTSPHLERLEERFWLSGESCSADDIVWLVNRLVPIIKQMDEASGPEDRLTFFELTTAMGFLLFAERNVDFAVLEVGLGGRLDSTNVCHPLLCVITSISRDHMALLGDTLAQIAGEKAGIIKPGVPVVSGVEAIEARQVIADVARSHQARLWQLGEDFSSRPTDRAWKESSAGALFQQTFHFCWKENEPRAYAIGIKGQHQVANAGLAIACIELLRQMGFDISEDALREGLATTALPARIECVCDRPTIIVDAAHNDASAAALVSVLEEHFPGRRRQLVFASSGDKDHAAVLQHLLGVFDEVWLTKYSFSPRATDPAYLLSLAEKLELEKLPKLHTADDAKVAFHEAIESSGSNDVLVVTGSFFIAAEFKRFWREQQAGQASSISSAAR, from the coding sequence TTGGACGCCGGACAAAGTCTTACTGAGTCGACTCGTTATCAAGAGGCGTTGGATTATCTTTTCCAACGTATTAACTACGAGCGAACCACCGACATTCCCTATCGCTCGCGTAGCTTCAAGCTCGACCGGATGCAGGCCCTGATGGATGCTTTGGGCAATCCAGAGCGAAAAGTGAAAGTGATTCACGTCGCGGGAACCAAGGGAAAAGGTTCGACTTCGGCATTTTTGGCCAACGTTCTTTGGAAGGCGGGCTATCAGGTCGGTAAATTTACTTCACCCCATTTGGAACGTCTGGAAGAACGTTTCTGGCTCAGTGGTGAGAGTTGCTCGGCGGACGATATCGTGTGGTTGGTCAACCGACTGGTGCCGATTATCAAGCAAATGGATGAAGCCTCAGGGCCAGAAGACCGTTTGACCTTCTTCGAGTTAACGACGGCGATGGGCTTCCTGCTATTCGCAGAGCGAAACGTTGATTTCGCCGTGTTGGAAGTTGGCCTGGGCGGACGACTTGATTCGACGAACGTTTGCCATCCTTTGTTATGTGTGATTACCAGCATCAGCCGCGATCACATGGCACTGCTGGGTGATACCTTAGCTCAAATTGCTGGCGAGAAAGCCGGCATCATTAAACCAGGTGTGCCGGTGGTTAGTGGGGTTGAGGCCATCGAAGCTCGTCAGGTTATTGCAGACGTGGCACGAAGTCATCAGGCGCGTTTGTGGCAACTGGGCGAAGACTTTTCGAGCCGACCTACGGATCGTGCCTGGAAAGAATCCTCTGCGGGGGCACTGTTTCAGCAGACGTTCCATTTCTGCTGGAAAGAGAACGAGCCACGCGCTTATGCGATTGGTATCAAAGGGCAACATCAAGTTGCGAACGCGGGCCTGGCAATTGCTTGCATTGAATTGCTGCGGCAGATGGGCTTTGACATTTCAGAAGACGCACTGCGCGAAGGACTTGCTACAACGGCTTTGCCGGCGAGGATCGAGTGCGTCTGCGATCGCCCAACAATCATTGTCGACGCGGCTCACAACGATGCGTCAGCGGCGGCGCTGGTGAGCGTTCTGGAAGAGCATTTTCCTGGCCGTCGGCGGCAACTTGTTTTTGCGTCTAGCGGTGACAAAGACCACGCGGCAGTGTTGCAACATTTGCTAGGTGTGTTCGACGAGGTTTGGCTGACTAAGTATAGTTTCAGCCCCCGCGCGACCGATCCGGCATACTTACTTTCTTTGGCTGAAAAGCTTGAGCTTGAGAAGTTGCCGAAGTTGCACACGGCAGACGACGCAAAGGTTGCCTTTCACGAGGCGATTGAATCAAGCGGTTCTAACGACGTGCTAGTTGTTACTGGTTCGTTCTTTATTGCGGCGGAATTCAAGCGCTTTTGGAGAGAACAACAAGCGGGCCAGGCTTCCTCTATTTCGTCCGCCGCTCGATAA
- a CDS encoding DUF1559 domain-containing protein — MNRREGFTLVELLVVISIIGVLVGLLLPAVQQAREAARRMQCTNSLKQLGLASLTYHDTYDSFPPAWDSQGGWSGFARLLPYIEQANIEAAIDWGTSYTKYQSNGPAGNILKTGTPLPALELDMFKCPSEVNLRGVDASGDGIPDYFPSNYALCHGTFSVYNGSSAGDGAFGANRYTRIAEFQTDGTSNTMGISEVNSFTLFSSGSRTYDNSAGIPSLSDMASVISTNVSSGSSNFGHTQWVSGNVLQTGYTAFFTPNTIFNIDGRLQPADFVNNPEGESDVADNPCMAAVTARSFHPGVVNVTFMDGSVTKVTETVDLYVYRAIATRFGGEVVERNKL; from the coding sequence ATGAACCGTCGCGAGGGCTTCACACTCGTCGAGTTGTTGGTCGTTATTTCGATTATTGGCGTGTTGGTTGGTCTTCTATTGCCAGCCGTTCAACAGGCACGCGAAGCCGCTCGGCGCATGCAATGCACGAATAGTCTCAAACAGTTGGGGCTTGCATCGCTTACATATCACGACACCTATGATTCGTTTCCCCCTGCTTGGGATAGCCAAGGTGGATGGTCTGGTTTTGCTCGCTTGCTCCCCTATATCGAACAAGCCAATATCGAGGCCGCCATCGATTGGGGAACGTCGTATACCAAATACCAGTCCAATGGACCTGCTGGAAATATCTTGAAGACCGGCACTCCGCTCCCTGCGTTGGAGTTGGATATGTTCAAGTGTCCTTCGGAAGTCAACTTACGGGGTGTCGATGCCTCGGGAGATGGCATTCCAGATTATTTCCCCTCGAATTACGCCCTCTGCCATGGCACGTTCAGTGTTTACAACGGCAGTAGCGCCGGGGATGGCGCTTTTGGTGCGAATCGTTATACCCGGATTGCCGAGTTCCAGACCGATGGAACGAGCAACACCATGGGCATCTCGGAAGTGAACTCGTTCACCTTGTTTAGCAGCGGTTCGCGGACCTATGACAATTCGGCGGGGATTCCTTCTCTGTCCGATATGGCTTCGGTTATCAGCACCAACGTGAGCTCAGGCTCTTCGAACTTTGGCCACACACAGTGGGTCTCAGGGAATGTACTTCAAACGGGGTACACGGCCTTCTTTACGCCGAATACCATCTTCAATATCGATGGTCGTTTGCAGCCAGCAGACTTTGTGAATAACCCCGAAGGGGAGTCTGATGTGGCCGATAACCCCTGTATGGCAGCGGTTACGGCGCGCAGCTTCCACCCTGGCGTGGTGAACGTGACCTTCATGGATGGGAGTGTGACTAAGGTGACCGAAACGGTCGACTTGTATGTCTACCGCGCGATTGCCACCCGCTTTGGTGGTGAGGTTGTCGAACGCAACAAGCTATAA
- a CDS encoding ABC transporter ATP-binding protein: MASVETQPQSTAPSNNEVIIETRNLTKIYRDFWGRQKVRALKALDLEVRRGEIFGLLGPNGSGKSTTMKLLLGLLFPTSGQALVFGQDPSSIATKERIGYLPEESYLYRFLDARETLNFYGQLFNMPADVRHRRVNELIEMVGLKWAERRQLKEYSKGMTRRIGLAQALINDPELIFLDEPTTGLDPIGIREMKDLILKLRDEGKTVLVTSHQLADLQDVADRIAILHQGELKELGRVDALLKVSDETQIRAKGVSEQAKAEIMAILQREHAENISVENPTTTLEELFLNIVRESEARPGRRAGSEQS, from the coding sequence ATGGCATCGGTAGAAACTCAACCGCAATCGACCGCTCCTTCCAATAACGAAGTCATCATCGAAACGCGAAATCTGACCAAGATTTATCGCGATTTCTGGGGTCGCCAGAAGGTGCGAGCGCTTAAGGCGCTCGATCTTGAGGTCCGCCGAGGAGAAATCTTCGGGCTCCTGGGGCCGAATGGTTCCGGGAAGTCGACGACCATGAAGCTGTTGCTGGGGCTGTTGTTCCCCACCAGCGGCCAGGCGTTAGTCTTCGGACAAGACCCTTCCAGCATTGCCACCAAGGAACGGATTGGTTATTTGCCGGAAGAATCGTACCTCTATCGCTTCCTGGACGCACGCGAGACGCTTAACTTCTACGGGCAATTGTTCAACATGCCTGCCGATGTCCGCCATCGCCGCGTGAACGAACTGATCGAGATGGTCGGCCTGAAATGGGCTGAACGCCGTCAGTTGAAAGAATACTCGAAGGGCATGACTCGCCGCATTGGCTTGGCTCAAGCGTTGATTAACGATCCAGAATTGATCTTTCTCGACGAACCAACCACCGGCTTAGATCCCATCGGTATTCGCGAAATGAAGGACTTGATCCTTAAGCTTCGCGACGAAGGCAAAACGGTCCTGGTCACCAGCCACCAACTGGCCGACCTGCAAGACGTGGCAGACCGAATTGCGATTCTGCATCAAGGTGAACTAAAAGAACTGGGTCGCGTGGACGCCTTGCTGAAGGTGAGCGATGAAACCCAGATTCGCGCGAAAGGGGTTAGTGAACAGGCCAAAGCAGAGATCATGGCCATTCTCCAGCGGGAGCATGCCGAGAACATCTCGGTCGAGAACCCGACGACTACCCTGGAAGAACTGTTCCTCAATATCGTTCGCGAGAGCGAGGCCCGACCTGGCCGTCGAGCCGGTTCGGAACAGTCTTAA
- a CDS encoding ABC transporter permease, translating into MGIEDNIQSLNQWLLPIPGQQLGGLLTFLIALVILIVCGIVFGFAVSVFRNGPFEAFYAVFGTAVKAVPELLSISPRRVWAMTWLAIQEAIRKKVLIIFAIFLLVLLVAGWYINPSAEQPVRLYLTFVLTFPKWLVLLLVIGLSVFSLPDDIKNRTIYTIFTKPVLPSEIFLGRLFGFVAVGTGVLVVMAVLSYVFLLQGLRHTHYINANDLVPGENGTLIGETTESEGHKHTVTIYPEGDGETDLVHEHRHTIVTKEGAGPEEKYVVQGPSDMFQARVRHIGTVQFLDRSGKNPSDRGINVGKEWEYFSYIEGGTFGAAVFTFDDVNESLLNSEGQLPVEFNLSVFRTYKGTITEGIRGNYYFKNPETGARSIAIPFTAKEESDLQYIPRKLSNFKTDPKQPTLDLIEDLTTEDNGRLELWIQCVEPGQYFGVAQNSVYILEDNRSFLMNYIKCYVGIWFQVVLVITFGLVFSTFLKGPVALLGSFLALGYGTIAEDVRGLARNVIFGEKTGWYGGGPTEAMVRLFQQKNIMTELGDYTWVKVIQSIDMAFAFMIYAFVNMLPDYSMFDTMGFVVDGYNIPLAVVAEQLITVIGFLVALVAVGYFFLKSKEIAA; encoded by the coding sequence ATGGGGATTGAAGATAATATCCAGTCATTGAACCAGTGGCTTCTTCCCATTCCAGGCCAGCAATTAGGGGGTCTACTGACCTTTCTGATTGCCTTGGTCATTTTGATCGTCTGCGGGATCGTCTTCGGTTTTGCGGTCTCCGTCTTTCGCAACGGCCCGTTTGAAGCCTTCTATGCAGTTTTCGGCACGGCTGTGAAAGCGGTCCCTGAGCTGCTTTCGATCTCCCCCCGCCGTGTGTGGGCCATGACCTGGCTGGCGATTCAAGAAGCGATCCGGAAGAAGGTCCTCATCATTTTTGCGATCTTCTTGCTGGTGCTGCTGGTCGCAGGTTGGTATATCAACCCGAGCGCCGAGCAACCGGTTCGCTTGTATTTGACGTTCGTTCTCACCTTCCCTAAGTGGCTTGTTTTGCTGCTGGTGATCGGGCTAAGTGTTTTTAGCCTGCCAGACGACATCAAAAATCGCACGATCTACACCATCTTCACCAAGCCAGTTCTTCCGAGTGAAATTTTCCTGGGGCGACTGTTTGGTTTTGTTGCTGTGGGTACTGGCGTTTTGGTCGTGATGGCCGTCTTGTCGTACGTTTTTCTGCTGCAAGGCTTACGCCATACTCACTACATTAACGCCAATGACTTAGTCCCCGGCGAGAACGGCACCTTAATCGGGGAAACAACCGAATCGGAAGGGCATAAGCACACCGTTACCATTTATCCCGAAGGTGACGGCGAAACCGATCTGGTTCACGAACATCGCCATACGATCGTGACCAAAGAAGGTGCCGGGCCAGAAGAAAAGTACGTCGTACAAGGGCCATCGGACATGTTCCAGGCCCGCGTCCGCCATATCGGCACAGTTCAATTCCTTGATCGTTCAGGTAAGAACCCTTCTGATCGCGGTATCAATGTCGGTAAAGAATGGGAATACTTCAGCTACATCGAAGGGGGAACCTTCGGTGCGGCGGTCTTCACCTTCGATGATGTCAACGAATCGCTGCTCAACAGCGAAGGACAATTGCCGGTTGAGTTCAACCTGAGCGTTTTCCGAACGTACAAAGGAACGATCACCGAAGGGATTCGTGGTAACTACTATTTCAAAAACCCCGAAACTGGGGCTCGTAGTATCGCGATTCCATTTACCGCCAAAGAAGAATCAGACCTGCAGTACATTCCTCGCAAACTGTCCAACTTCAAAACCGACCCGAAACAACCGACGCTCGACCTGATTGAAGACCTTACGACCGAAGATAACGGTCGCTTGGAATTGTGGATTCAGTGTGTGGAGCCAGGGCAGTACTTCGGCGTTGCCCAAAACTCGGTCTACATCCTAGAAGACAACCGCAGCTTTTTGATGAACTATATCAAGTGCTACGTCGGCATTTGGTTTCAGGTGGTTTTGGTGATCACTTTCGGGCTCGTGTTCAGCACGTTCCTAAAAGGCCCAGTCGCATTGCTTGGTTCGTTTTTGGCCCTGGGCTACGGTACCATCGCCGAAGATGTCCGAGGCTTGGCTCGAAATGTTATTTTCGGTGAGAAAACCGGTTGGTACGGCGGTGGCCCGACAGAAGCCATGGTCCGTCTGTTCCAACAGAAGAACATTATGACCGAATTAGGTGACTATACCTGGGTCAAGGTTATACAATCGATTGATATGGCATTCGCCTTCATGATCTATGCCTTTGTGAACATGCTGCCTGACTACAGCATGTTCGACACGATGGGCTTTGTCGTCGATGGCTACAATATCCCGCTGGCTGTGGTCGCGGAACAACTTATCACCGTCATCGGCTTCCTCGTGGCCCTGGTCGCAGTGGGTTACTTCTTTCTGAAATCGAAAGAAATCGCAGCATGA
- a CDS encoding class I SAM-dependent methyltransferase: MPDTLDLQAGHQIYTRKTLALYDVIVHRFSNHWLWNCPTAKLQAWFERHVTDNHLDVGVGTGFFLERCTKWTSESRIGLLDANENCLHVAEQRIAPLQAEVIHANLAEPFSLQTEPFQSLSLMYVLHCLPGDAAFRKRVIGHCATSLLPGGQLFGATILGQPQPRGWLGRRVMASYNRKGIFGNADDTKDALAASLSDSLHDIEIEQIGSVALFSGVRP; encoded by the coding sequence ATGCCCGATACGCTCGACCTACAAGCCGGACACCAGATCTACACGCGGAAAACGTTGGCTCTTTACGATGTGATTGTGCATCGCTTTTCAAATCACTGGCTGTGGAACTGCCCAACGGCTAAGCTTCAAGCGTGGTTCGAGCGACACGTAACCGATAATCATCTTGATGTGGGAGTGGGAACAGGGTTCTTTCTGGAACGCTGCACGAAATGGACCTCCGAAAGCCGGATCGGGCTACTCGATGCGAATGAGAATTGCTTGCATGTGGCGGAGCAGCGGATTGCTCCGCTGCAAGCGGAAGTCATCCATGCAAACCTGGCGGAACCTTTTAGCCTGCAAACAGAACCCTTTCAATCGCTTTCGCTCATGTATGTTCTGCACTGCTTGCCTGGGGATGCCGCTTTCCGGAAGCGCGTTATCGGGCACTGTGCTACGAGCTTGCTCCCCGGAGGACAACTCTTCGGCGCGACGATCTTAGGACAACCGCAACCGCGTGGTTGGCTCGGGCGGCGTGTTATGGCTTCGTACAATCGAAAAGGTATCTTTGGAAATGCGGACGACACCAAAGATGCGCTCGCAGCAAGCTTGTCAGATTCGCTTCACGACATCGAGATCGAACAGATCGGATCGGTCGCCTTGTTCTCAGGCGTTCGCCCCTAA